The Methylobacterium sp. PvR107 genome contains a region encoding:
- a CDS encoding 3-keto-5-aminohexanoate cleavage protein, whose amino-acid sequence MASQRKVIITCAVTGAIHTPSMSPHLPVTPEEIADAAIGAAEAGAAIVHLHARNPENGQPDQSPEAFAKFLPVIKQRSNCVVNITTGGAPTMSIEERVRPAATFQPEVASLNLGSMNFGLFGMLDRFKDLKHQWERDYLGNKDIIFRNTFGQIEHILTTCGPNGTKFEFECYDTAHLYNLKYFFDRGLVQAPLFIQTVFGLQGGIGAHPDDVMHMKRTADRLFGDQYRWSVLGAGRNQMNIAAMAAAMGGNVRVGLEDSLWDGPGKLAETNAAQVRRVRSIIEGLGLAVASPDEAREILALKGGDKVAF is encoded by the coding sequence GCCTCACAGCGGAAAGTCATCATCACCTGCGCGGTGACGGGCGCGATCCATACGCCCAGCATGTCGCCGCACCTCCCGGTGACGCCCGAGGAGATCGCCGACGCCGCCATCGGCGCCGCCGAGGCGGGCGCCGCCATCGTGCACCTGCACGCCCGCAACCCGGAGAACGGCCAGCCCGACCAGTCGCCCGAGGCCTTCGCCAAGTTCCTGCCGGTGATCAAGCAGCGCTCCAACTGCGTGGTGAACATCACCACCGGCGGCGCGCCGACCATGTCGATCGAGGAGCGCGTCCGCCCGGCCGCGACCTTCCAGCCGGAAGTCGCCTCGCTGAATCTCGGCTCGATGAATTTCGGCCTGTTCGGCATGCTCGATCGCTTCAAGGATCTGAAGCACCAGTGGGAGCGTGATTACCTCGGCAACAAGGACATCATCTTCCGCAACACGTTCGGCCAGATCGAGCACATCCTGACGACCTGCGGCCCGAACGGGACGAAGTTCGAGTTCGAGTGCTACGACACCGCGCACCTCTACAATCTGAAATACTTCTTCGACCGCGGTCTCGTGCAGGCGCCGCTGTTCATCCAGACCGTGTTCGGCCTCCAGGGCGGGATCGGCGCGCATCCGGACGACGTGATGCACATGAAACGCACCGCCGACCGGCTGTTCGGCGACCAGTACCGCTGGTCGGTGCTGGGGGCCGGCCGCAATCAGATGAACATCGCCGCCATGGCGGCCGCGATGGGCGGCAACGTCCGCGTCGGCCTGGAGGACAGCCTCTGGGACGGGCCGGGCAAGCTCGCCGAGACCAACGCGGCGCAGGTCCGCCGCGTCCGGTCGATCATCGAGGGTCTCGGCCTCGCGGTTGCCTCGCCCGACGAGGCGCGCGAGATCCTGGCGCTGAAGGGCGGCGACAAGGTCGCGTTCTGA
- a CDS encoding DUF167 family protein, which produces MSIRLAVRLTPRGGRDAAEGWAHDVKGQPYLKARVAAPPVEGAANEALVTLIAKTLKVSRGSVRIVTGEQSRLKILEIDGAAQADLDRVFGPP; this is translated from the coding sequence GTGTCGATCCGGCTGGCGGTGCGCCTCACGCCGCGCGGTGGCCGCGACGCCGCGGAAGGCTGGGCTCACGACGTGAAGGGTCAGCCCTACCTGAAGGCCCGCGTCGCAGCCCCGCCGGTCGAGGGCGCGGCCAACGAGGCGCTGGTGACGCTGATCGCCAAGACGCTGAAGGTTAGCCGCGGCTCGGTTCGCATCGTTACCGGCGAACAGAGCCGCCTGAAGATCCTCGAGATCGACGGCGCGGCGCAGGCGGATCTGGATCGGGTTTTCGGGCCGCCGTGA
- a CDS encoding fumarylacetoacetate hydrolase family protein has protein sequence MTSSGLTAQEILPADGCRGALVGRVWRPDVSGPSVVAIRADATGEARAIDVTATFPTVSDLCEVRDPGAALRAAEGADLGSLDAILGNTSPDERDATRPWLLAPADLQALKAAGVTFATSMLERVIEERARGDLAAAAAIRAEVERLVGRDLRRLKPGSPEAMALKDVLVAQGAWSQYLEVGIGPDAEIFTKAQPLSAVGCGADAGLHPDSHWNNPEPEVALAVTSDQRIVGATLANDVNLRDFEGRSALLLGKAKDNNASCALGPFLRLFDDTFGLDDVRRTTVTLEVVGTDGFRLEGTSPLAEISRDPEELAEALMGRTHNYPDGALLLLGTMFAPIQDRHGPGLGFTHAEGDRVVVASPELGSLVNRMRPCDACEPWTFGARALMRNLAARGIL, from the coding sequence ATGACGTCATCGGGTCTGACCGCGCAGGAAATTCTGCCTGCCGATGGTTGCCGGGGTGCCCTCGTGGGCCGCGTGTGGCGGCCGGACGTCTCAGGCCCGAGCGTCGTGGCGATCCGCGCCGATGCGACGGGCGAGGCGCGGGCCATCGACGTCACCGCCACGTTCCCGACGGTCAGCGACCTGTGCGAGGTCCGCGATCCCGGTGCCGCCCTGCGGGCGGCCGAGGGCGCGGATCTCGGCAGCCTGGACGCGATCCTGGGCAACACTTCGCCCGACGAGCGCGACGCAACCCGGCCGTGGCTCCTCGCGCCGGCGGACTTGCAGGCCCTCAAGGCCGCGGGCGTGACCTTCGCCACATCCATGCTGGAGCGGGTGATCGAGGAGCGCGCCCGCGGTGACCTCGCCGCCGCCGCGGCGATCCGCGCCGAGGTCGAGCGCTTGGTCGGCCGCGACCTGCGCCGGCTGAAGCCCGGCTCGCCGGAGGCGATGGCGCTGAAGGACGTGCTCGTCGCGCAGGGGGCCTGGAGCCAGTACCTGGAAGTCGGGATCGGCCCGGATGCCGAGATCTTCACCAAGGCGCAGCCGCTCTCGGCGGTGGGCTGCGGCGCGGATGCGGGCCTCCACCCGGACTCGCACTGGAACAACCCTGAGCCCGAGGTCGCCCTCGCCGTCACCTCCGACCAGCGCATCGTCGGCGCGACGCTCGCCAACGACGTGAACCTGCGCGACTTCGAGGGCCGGTCGGCGCTGCTCCTCGGCAAGGCCAAGGACAACAACGCCTCCTGCGCCCTCGGTCCATTCCTGCGGCTCTTCGACGACACGTTCGGACTCGACGACGTGCGCCGCACCACCGTCACCCTAGAAGTCGTCGGCACCGATGGGTTCCGGCTGGAGGGGACCTCGCCGCTCGCCGAGATCAGCCGCGACCCGGAGGAGCTGGCGGAGGCGCTCATGGGCCGTACGCACAACTACCCGGACGGCGCCCTCCTCCTCCTCGGCACGATGTTCGCGCCGATCCAGGACCGGCACGGTCCGGGCCTCGGATTCACCCACGCCGAGGGCGACCGGGTCGTGGTGGCGAGCCCGGAACTCGGCAGCCTCGTCAATCGCATGCGCCCATGCGACGCCTGCGAGCCCTGGACGTTCGGCGCCCGCGCGCTGATGCGCAACCTCGCGGCACGCGGCATTCTGTGA
- a CDS encoding FAD-binding oxidoreductase has protein sequence MTDAAFLDRLAAIVGPSGLVTGDELRGRSANWTRPAEPCAALALVRPRNTAETSAVMAACHAAGVAVVPRGGATGLVDGTLCAPDEITLSTERMTGIEPVDPLGMTVVVGTGATIESVQDAATSSGLFFPLDLGARGSATIGGAISTNAGGLRVLRYGMMREMVLGLEAVLADGTVVSSMRPLIKNNTGLDLKQLFVGTEGTLGIVTRAVLRLRPEPAGYATALIACPSLDDGARVLRAAQSAFQGRVSSFEGLWPDFYRLMTAPGRATPPLGHDYPFYAIIEVECVSEESDRFLNMLEGLMDEGTILDAAIASSEEQRRGMWRIRDRVEHLNADGIERAFDVSVPLAKMDDYVRGALDRLAAIPGCRAVVYGHIGDNNLHWNTTRLDAAGNAAIDAAIYEPLAALNGSVSAEHGIGLEKRAKLKLSRSPAEIAVMRLVKRALDPDNRLNPGKIF, from the coding sequence ATGACCGACGCCGCCTTCCTCGACCGCCTCGCCGCGATCGTCGGACCGTCCGGCCTCGTCACCGGCGACGAGCTGCGCGGACGCTCGGCCAACTGGACGCGGCCGGCCGAGCCCTGCGCGGCCCTCGCGCTGGTCCGCCCGCGGAACACTGCCGAGACCAGCGCCGTCATGGCGGCCTGCCACGCGGCGGGCGTCGCCGTGGTGCCGCGGGGCGGCGCCACCGGGCTCGTCGACGGCACGCTCTGCGCGCCCGACGAGATCACGCTCTCGACGGAACGCATGACCGGGATCGAGCCGGTCGATCCGCTCGGCATGACGGTGGTAGTCGGCACCGGCGCTACCATCGAGAGCGTGCAGGATGCAGCGACTTCGAGCGGCCTGTTCTTCCCCCTCGACCTCGGCGCCCGCGGCTCGGCGACGATCGGCGGCGCGATCTCCACCAATGCGGGCGGCCTGCGGGTGCTCCGCTACGGCATGATGCGCGAGATGGTGCTCGGCCTGGAAGCGGTGCTCGCCGACGGCACGGTGGTGTCGTCCATGCGCCCGCTGATCAAGAACAACACCGGGCTCGACCTGAAGCAACTCTTCGTTGGCACCGAAGGGACGCTCGGCATCGTCACGCGGGCGGTGCTGCGGCTGCGTCCGGAACCCGCGGGCTACGCCACCGCGCTCATCGCCTGCCCCAGCTTGGACGACGGGGCGCGGGTGCTGCGGGCGGCCCAGAGCGCCTTTCAGGGGCGCGTCTCCTCCTTCGAGGGGTTGTGGCCGGACTTCTACCGGCTGATGACGGCACCGGGGCGCGCGACGCCGCCGCTCGGCCACGACTACCCGTTCTACGCGATCATCGAGGTCGAGTGCGTATCTGAGGAATCCGACCGATTCCTCAACATGCTCGAAGGTCTGATGGACGAGGGCACGATCCTCGACGCGGCGATCGCTTCCTCGGAGGAACAGCGACGGGGCATGTGGCGCATCCGTGACCGTGTGGAGCACCTCAACGCCGACGGGATCGAGCGCGCCTTCGACGTCAGCGTGCCCCTTGCGAAGATGGATGACTATGTCCGCGGGGCGCTTGACCGCCTCGCGGCGATTCCGGGCTGCCGGGCGGTCGTCTACGGGCATATCGGCGACAACAACCTGCACTGGAACACGACCCGCCTCGACGCCGCCGGCAACGCCGCCATCGACGCGGCGATCTACGAGCCCCTGGCGGCGCTGAACGGGTCTGTCTCGGCGGAGCACGGGATCGGGCTCGAGAAGCGGGCCAAGCTGAAGCTGTCGCGCTCGCCTGCGGAGATCGCCGTCATGCGGCTCGTGAAGCGGGCGCTCGACCCGGACAACCGGTTGAACCCCGGCAAGATTTTTTGA